Proteins encoded in a region of the Dreissena polymorpha isolate Duluth1 chromosome 6, UMN_Dpol_1.0, whole genome shotgun sequence genome:
- the LOC127833523 gene encoding uncharacterized protein LOC127833523 isoform X2: protein MVNGQLEKENISFRRVSEINHADCATKIKICCACMKNSYVNPVKCQECDNEIKSIIGDGWGAILIAGFDEDNNSFRNDVKMFAHAISSKVLPSMCVSTVITIDSATQITEPVSVRINDAFKTIMGQNVHTLVFLYSGHHGKDGFKVGMNEYVSMQHINRKIQECTSVEKVIAFVDCCQPEIIKVKEEQRLIQFNATASTDTAESLRNEGSPFTKLLLQAFTMKASGGKCALPHCECRIDGPFVTIDSLSHYIEIHRQSGLLHGMEPEKSLIKINWENECLAYNNSYKVEFRFDIVLPSPFTSEHTYTYKVLATTVNDYDFLIQKILFPRFADLLGEQLNVHQQSMSHANKIADCLCIVYDTGAKCCEEVDNIEKLVLAWNSKRLLCCKLRFSLTGNCHKPSGFFLKNGKSVKDYMHEKKEFELTEMESFIKDLQDKRNKCDTDTEQALTVFISNMSLFIHGCTWNKHQRIQIRFIDLFDECTSCVVQLLLVNPVDMNGMDKCSEHGKGFEFYCEDHFKLCCTTCRIAHEKCDKLDDIASISRQKRAQLHGLKQSLLKLKSDADAIVAECKHPEEELNASVEDVSKDVNEMTDRMIKLFDDAKQELLTEAKVLKSEEVKRLSILQSVSTKIMEEINQLFPMWSSIADLGTPQQMFILSKQVEEKNKNIESIKEQRITQVSSKVALSYTRKLSSILEMGKQFMKVNLERKGNPSFISSLSQSRPVTLELIVSLNLTKSEDNKHEPLISGLDFLSDGRLVAVDNKNMKCMILNEGLRRLGTPYTFESPPLDVAVVSNIEIVVTCFECLLFLSVSSDNVISLTRQIKTSSSFWSICLKTPTQMVVSTSDDIRNVRMISVDGVETDFQHVEFPKKTYTLGEIFSTYVQSKNTLVLTDTLAHTVYVFDTVKGTSRAVTNGNIQQPRGACVGPGDTVMVCSEKMHVVHLTVDGDFLCTYPVDMKFPYRICVSRDGTRLAVSNCTVDNRKLQLYKILPTLNN from the exons ATGGTTAATGGACAATTGGAAAAAG aaaatatttCCTTTCGCCGAGTATCGGAAATAAATCATGCTGACTGCgcaacaaaaatcaaaatatgttgtGCCTGCATGAAGAATTCGTACGTTAATCCAGTCAAGTGTCAAGAGTGCGATAACGAGATCAAATCTATCATAG GAGATGGATGGGGCGCCATCTTAATAGCTGGATTCGACGAAGACAACAATTCGTTTCGAAATGATGTGAAGATGTTTGCACATGCTATATCATCGAAAGTTCTACCATCGATGTGTGTAAG CACTGTGATCACAATTGATTCGGCAACGCAAATAACAGAACCTGTGTCAGTCCGGATTAATGATGCATTTAAGACGATTATGGGACAGAACGTTCACACGTTGGTGTTTCTCTACTCAGGACACCACGGCAAAGACGGATTTAAAGTTGGCATGAATGAATATGTCAGCATGCAACACATTAACAGAAAAATACAAGAATGTACAAGTGTTGAAAAAGTCATAGCTTTCGTGGACTGTTGCCAGCCAGAAATAATCAAAGTAAAAGAAGAACAACGTCTCATTCAATTCAACGCAACTGCAAGTACGGATACGGCAGAATCTTTACGAAACGAAGGAAGTCCTTTTACGAAGTTGTTGTTACAGGCTTTCACGATGAAAGCTTCAGGTGGCAAATGTGCTTTGCCGCATTGTGAATGTCGCATAGATGGACCCTTTGTAACAATTGATTCATTATCGCATTACATTGAGATACACAGACAAAGCGGACTTCTGCATGGCATGGAACCTGAAAAGAGCTTGATCAAAATTAATTGGGAAAATGAATGCCTTGCCTACAATAACTCATACAAAGTGGAATTTCGTTTTGACATTGTACTTCCATCACCGTTTACGTCagaacacacatacacatacaagGTTTTGGCAACAACTGTGAACGACTATGATTTCCTGATACAAAAGATTCTATTTCCGAGATTTGCTG ACTTATTGGGAGAACAACTTAATGTGCATCAACAGTCAATGTCACATGCAAACAAGATTGCTGATTGCTTGTGCATTGTTTATGATACGGGTGCCAAATGTTGTGAAGAAGTAGACAACATAGAAAAACTTGTGCTTGCTTGGAACTCGAAGCGTTTGTTGTGCTGCAAGCTACGATTCTCACTGACAGGCAATTGTCATAAACCGTCCGGTTTTTTCTTGAAAAATGGTAAATCTGTCAAGGATTACATGCATGAAAAg AAAGAATTTGAGTTGACTGAAATGGAGAGTTTCATAAAGGATTTACAAGATAAAAGGAATAAGTGCGACACTGACACAGAACAAGCGTTAACCGTTTTCATTTCAAACATGTCTTTATTTATTCATGGCTGCACATGGAACAAG CATCAAAGAATACAGATTCGGTTCATTGATCTCTTTGATGAATGTACAAGCTGCGTGGTTCAACTTTTGCTTGTCAATCCAG TGGACATGAATGGAATGGACAAATGCTCGGAGCATGGTAAAGGATTCGAGTTTTACTGTGAAGATCATTTCAAGCTCTGCTGTACTACCTGTAGAATAGCACACGAGAAGTGTGACAAATTGGATGACATAGCCAGCATTTCAAGGCAAAAAAGAGCACAGCTGCACGGATTGAAACAATCCTTGTTAAAATTGAAATCCGATGCTGACGCTATTGTTGCCGAATGTAAGCACCCAGAAGAAGAGTTGAATGCATCAGTTGAAGACGTATCCAAAGATGTCAACGAAATGACAGATCGAATGATAAAACTCTTTGACGATGCGAAACAAGAATTGCTTACCGAAGCAAAGGTTTTAAAGAGTGAGGAAGTGAAGAGACTTAGTATATTGCAATCTGTCTCTACAAAAATTATGGAAGAAATAAATCAACTGTTTCCAATGTGGTCTTCTATTGCAGACCTAGGTACACCTcagcaaatgtttatattatctAAACAGGTTGAggagaaaaataaaaatatcgaATCTATAAAAGAACAACGAATTACGCAAGTTTCATCAAAAGTGGCATTGTCGTATACGAGAAAGCTGTCGTCGATTCTTGAAATGGGAAAACAATTCATGAAAGTGAATTTGGAACGaaaag GAAATCCCAGTTTCATCAGTTCACTATCCCAGTCGAGGCCAGTCACCCTGGAGCTGATCGTGTCATTGAATCTAACAAAGTCTGAAGATAATAAACACGAACCTTTGATCTCTGGACTAGACTTCCTGTCGGACGGAAGACTGGTAGCTGTGGATAACAAAAACATGAAATGTATGATACTGAACGAAGGGCTGAGGAGACTCGGAACACCATACACGTTTGAGTCACCCCCCTTAGACGTAGCAGTTGTGTCTAATATTGAAATAGTAGTGACATGTTTTGAATGTTTACTCTTTCTATCAGTGAGTTCAGACAATGTCATCAGTCTGACTAGGCAAATTAAAACATCGTCGAGTTTCTGGTCTATATGCCTCAAGACGCCAACACAAATGGTCGTGAGTACGAGCGATGATATCCGTAATGTTAGAATGATATCTGTGGACGGAGTTGAGACTGACTTTCAGCACGTTGAGTTTCCAAAGAAGACGTATACATTAGGTGAGATTTTTAGTACGTATGTTCAGTCCAAGAACACGTTAGTGCTGACTGACACGCTCGCTCACACAGTGTACGTGTTCGACACCGTGAAGGGCACGTCTAGAGCAGTAACTAATGGGAACATACAGCAACCACGTGGTGCCTGTGTCGGACCAGGTGATACGGTCATGGTGTGCAGTGAAAAGATGCACGTTGTGCACCTGACTGTAGACGGTGACTTCCTGTGTACATACCCCGTGGATATGAAGTTCCCATACAGAATATGTGTGTCTAGGGATGGGACTAGGCTGGCGGTGTCCAACTGCACAGTTGATAACAGAAAACTTCAGCTATATAAAATACTACCCACACTCAATAACTAG
- the LOC127833523 gene encoding uncharacterized protein LOC127833523 isoform X1, producing MVNGQLEKENISFRRVSEINHADCATKIKICCACMKNSYVNPVKCQECDNEIKSIIGDGWGAILIAGFDEDNNSFRNDVKMFAHAISSKVLPSMCVSTVITIDSATQITEPVSVRINDAFKTIMGQNVHTLVFLYSGHHGKDGFKVGMNEYVSMQHINRKIQECTSVEKVIAFVDCCQPEIIKVKEEQRLIQFNATASTDTAESLRNEGSPFTKLLLQAFTMKASGGKCALPHCECRIDGPFVTIDSLSHYIEIHRQSGLLHGMEPEKSLIKINWENECLAYNNSYKVEFRFDIVLPSPFTSEHTYTYKVLATTVNDYDFLIQKILFPRFADLLGEQLNVHQQSMSHANKIADCLCIVYDTGAKCCEEVDNIEKLVLAWNSKRLLCCKLRFSLTGNCHKPSGFFLKNGKSVKDYMHEKKEFELTEMESFIKDLQDKRNKCDTDTEQALTVFISNMSLFIHGCTWNKPKHQRIQIRFIDLFDECTSCVVQLLLVNPVDMNGMDKCSEHGKGFEFYCEDHFKLCCTTCRIAHEKCDKLDDIASISRQKRAQLHGLKQSLLKLKSDADAIVAECKHPEEELNASVEDVSKDVNEMTDRMIKLFDDAKQELLTEAKVLKSEEVKRLSILQSVSTKIMEEINQLFPMWSSIADLGTPQQMFILSKQVEEKNKNIESIKEQRITQVSSKVALSYTRKLSSILEMGKQFMKVNLERKGNPSFISSLSQSRPVTLELIVSLNLTKSEDNKHEPLISGLDFLSDGRLVAVDNKNMKCMILNEGLRRLGTPYTFESPPLDVAVVSNIEIVVTCFECLLFLSVSSDNVISLTRQIKTSSSFWSICLKTPTQMVVSTSDDIRNVRMISVDGVETDFQHVEFPKKTYTLGEIFSTYVQSKNTLVLTDTLAHTVYVFDTVKGTSRAVTNGNIQQPRGACVGPGDTVMVCSEKMHVVHLTVDGDFLCTYPVDMKFPYRICVSRDGTRLAVSNCTVDNRKLQLYKILPTLNN from the exons ATGGTTAATGGACAATTGGAAAAAG aaaatatttCCTTTCGCCGAGTATCGGAAATAAATCATGCTGACTGCgcaacaaaaatcaaaatatgttgtGCCTGCATGAAGAATTCGTACGTTAATCCAGTCAAGTGTCAAGAGTGCGATAACGAGATCAAATCTATCATAG GAGATGGATGGGGCGCCATCTTAATAGCTGGATTCGACGAAGACAACAATTCGTTTCGAAATGATGTGAAGATGTTTGCACATGCTATATCATCGAAAGTTCTACCATCGATGTGTGTAAG CACTGTGATCACAATTGATTCGGCAACGCAAATAACAGAACCTGTGTCAGTCCGGATTAATGATGCATTTAAGACGATTATGGGACAGAACGTTCACACGTTGGTGTTTCTCTACTCAGGACACCACGGCAAAGACGGATTTAAAGTTGGCATGAATGAATATGTCAGCATGCAACACATTAACAGAAAAATACAAGAATGTACAAGTGTTGAAAAAGTCATAGCTTTCGTGGACTGTTGCCAGCCAGAAATAATCAAAGTAAAAGAAGAACAACGTCTCATTCAATTCAACGCAACTGCAAGTACGGATACGGCAGAATCTTTACGAAACGAAGGAAGTCCTTTTACGAAGTTGTTGTTACAGGCTTTCACGATGAAAGCTTCAGGTGGCAAATGTGCTTTGCCGCATTGTGAATGTCGCATAGATGGACCCTTTGTAACAATTGATTCATTATCGCATTACATTGAGATACACAGACAAAGCGGACTTCTGCATGGCATGGAACCTGAAAAGAGCTTGATCAAAATTAATTGGGAAAATGAATGCCTTGCCTACAATAACTCATACAAAGTGGAATTTCGTTTTGACATTGTACTTCCATCACCGTTTACGTCagaacacacatacacatacaagGTTTTGGCAACAACTGTGAACGACTATGATTTCCTGATACAAAAGATTCTATTTCCGAGATTTGCTG ACTTATTGGGAGAACAACTTAATGTGCATCAACAGTCAATGTCACATGCAAACAAGATTGCTGATTGCTTGTGCATTGTTTATGATACGGGTGCCAAATGTTGTGAAGAAGTAGACAACATAGAAAAACTTGTGCTTGCTTGGAACTCGAAGCGTTTGTTGTGCTGCAAGCTACGATTCTCACTGACAGGCAATTGTCATAAACCGTCCGGTTTTTTCTTGAAAAATGGTAAATCTGTCAAGGATTACATGCATGAAAAg AAAGAATTTGAGTTGACTGAAATGGAGAGTTTCATAAAGGATTTACAAGATAAAAGGAATAAGTGCGACACTGACACAGAACAAGCGTTAACCGTTTTCATTTCAAACATGTCTTTATTTATTCATGGCTGCACATGGAACAAG CCGAAGCATCAAAGAATACAGATTCGGTTCATTGATCTCTTTGATGAATGTACAAGCTGCGTGGTTCAACTTTTGCTTGTCAATCCAG TGGACATGAATGGAATGGACAAATGCTCGGAGCATGGTAAAGGATTCGAGTTTTACTGTGAAGATCATTTCAAGCTCTGCTGTACTACCTGTAGAATAGCACACGAGAAGTGTGACAAATTGGATGACATAGCCAGCATTTCAAGGCAAAAAAGAGCACAGCTGCACGGATTGAAACAATCCTTGTTAAAATTGAAATCCGATGCTGACGCTATTGTTGCCGAATGTAAGCACCCAGAAGAAGAGTTGAATGCATCAGTTGAAGACGTATCCAAAGATGTCAACGAAATGACAGATCGAATGATAAAACTCTTTGACGATGCGAAACAAGAATTGCTTACCGAAGCAAAGGTTTTAAAGAGTGAGGAAGTGAAGAGACTTAGTATATTGCAATCTGTCTCTACAAAAATTATGGAAGAAATAAATCAACTGTTTCCAATGTGGTCTTCTATTGCAGACCTAGGTACACCTcagcaaatgtttatattatctAAACAGGTTGAggagaaaaataaaaatatcgaATCTATAAAAGAACAACGAATTACGCAAGTTTCATCAAAAGTGGCATTGTCGTATACGAGAAAGCTGTCGTCGATTCTTGAAATGGGAAAACAATTCATGAAAGTGAATTTGGAACGaaaag GAAATCCCAGTTTCATCAGTTCACTATCCCAGTCGAGGCCAGTCACCCTGGAGCTGATCGTGTCATTGAATCTAACAAAGTCTGAAGATAATAAACACGAACCTTTGATCTCTGGACTAGACTTCCTGTCGGACGGAAGACTGGTAGCTGTGGATAACAAAAACATGAAATGTATGATACTGAACGAAGGGCTGAGGAGACTCGGAACACCATACACGTTTGAGTCACCCCCCTTAGACGTAGCAGTTGTGTCTAATATTGAAATAGTAGTGACATGTTTTGAATGTTTACTCTTTCTATCAGTGAGTTCAGACAATGTCATCAGTCTGACTAGGCAAATTAAAACATCGTCGAGTTTCTGGTCTATATGCCTCAAGACGCCAACACAAATGGTCGTGAGTACGAGCGATGATATCCGTAATGTTAGAATGATATCTGTGGACGGAGTTGAGACTGACTTTCAGCACGTTGAGTTTCCAAAGAAGACGTATACATTAGGTGAGATTTTTAGTACGTATGTTCAGTCCAAGAACACGTTAGTGCTGACTGACACGCTCGCTCACACAGTGTACGTGTTCGACACCGTGAAGGGCACGTCTAGAGCAGTAACTAATGGGAACATACAGCAACCACGTGGTGCCTGTGTCGGACCAGGTGATACGGTCATGGTGTGCAGTGAAAAGATGCACGTTGTGCACCTGACTGTAGACGGTGACTTCCTGTGTACATACCCCGTGGATATGAAGTTCCCATACAGAATATGTGTGTCTAGGGATGGGACTAGGCTGGCGGTGTCCAACTGCACAGTTGATAACAGAAAACTTCAGCTATATAAAATACTACCCACACTCAATAACTAG
- the LOC127833523 gene encoding uncharacterized protein LOC127833523 isoform X3, giving the protein MVNGQLEKENISFRRVSEINHADCATKIKICCACMKNSYVNPVKCQECDNEIKSIIGDGWGAILIAGFDEDNNSFRNDVKMFAHAISSKVLPSMCVSTVITIDSATQITEPVSVRINDAFKTIMGQNVHTLVFLYSGHHGKDGFKVGMNEYVSMQHINRKIQECTSVEKVIAFVDCCQPEIIKVKEEQRLIQFNATASTDTAESLRNEGSPFTKLLLQAFTMKASGGKCALPHCECRIDGPFVTIDSLSHYIEIHRQSGLLHGMEPEKSLIKINWENECLAYNNSYKVEFRFDIVLPSPFTSEHTYTYKVLATTVNDYDFLIQKILFPRFADLLGEQLNVHQQSMSHANKIADCLCIVYDTGAKCCEEVDNIEKLVLAWNSKRLLCCKLRFSLTGNCHKPSGFFLKNGKSVKDYMHEKPKHQRIQIRFIDLFDECTSCVVQLLLVNPVDMNGMDKCSEHGKGFEFYCEDHFKLCCTTCRIAHEKCDKLDDIASISRQKRAQLHGLKQSLLKLKSDADAIVAECKHPEEELNASVEDVSKDVNEMTDRMIKLFDDAKQELLTEAKVLKSEEVKRLSILQSVSTKIMEEINQLFPMWSSIADLGTPQQMFILSKQVEEKNKNIESIKEQRITQVSSKVALSYTRKLSSILEMGKQFMKVNLERKGNPSFISSLSQSRPVTLELIVSLNLTKSEDNKHEPLISGLDFLSDGRLVAVDNKNMKCMILNEGLRRLGTPYTFESPPLDVAVVSNIEIVVTCFECLLFLSVSSDNVISLTRQIKTSSSFWSICLKTPTQMVVSTSDDIRNVRMISVDGVETDFQHVEFPKKTYTLGEIFSTYVQSKNTLVLTDTLAHTVYVFDTVKGTSRAVTNGNIQQPRGACVGPGDTVMVCSEKMHVVHLTVDGDFLCTYPVDMKFPYRICVSRDGTRLAVSNCTVDNRKLQLYKILPTLNN; this is encoded by the exons ATGGTTAATGGACAATTGGAAAAAG aaaatatttCCTTTCGCCGAGTATCGGAAATAAATCATGCTGACTGCgcaacaaaaatcaaaatatgttgtGCCTGCATGAAGAATTCGTACGTTAATCCAGTCAAGTGTCAAGAGTGCGATAACGAGATCAAATCTATCATAG GAGATGGATGGGGCGCCATCTTAATAGCTGGATTCGACGAAGACAACAATTCGTTTCGAAATGATGTGAAGATGTTTGCACATGCTATATCATCGAAAGTTCTACCATCGATGTGTGTAAG CACTGTGATCACAATTGATTCGGCAACGCAAATAACAGAACCTGTGTCAGTCCGGATTAATGATGCATTTAAGACGATTATGGGACAGAACGTTCACACGTTGGTGTTTCTCTACTCAGGACACCACGGCAAAGACGGATTTAAAGTTGGCATGAATGAATATGTCAGCATGCAACACATTAACAGAAAAATACAAGAATGTACAAGTGTTGAAAAAGTCATAGCTTTCGTGGACTGTTGCCAGCCAGAAATAATCAAAGTAAAAGAAGAACAACGTCTCATTCAATTCAACGCAACTGCAAGTACGGATACGGCAGAATCTTTACGAAACGAAGGAAGTCCTTTTACGAAGTTGTTGTTACAGGCTTTCACGATGAAAGCTTCAGGTGGCAAATGTGCTTTGCCGCATTGTGAATGTCGCATAGATGGACCCTTTGTAACAATTGATTCATTATCGCATTACATTGAGATACACAGACAAAGCGGACTTCTGCATGGCATGGAACCTGAAAAGAGCTTGATCAAAATTAATTGGGAAAATGAATGCCTTGCCTACAATAACTCATACAAAGTGGAATTTCGTTTTGACATTGTACTTCCATCACCGTTTACGTCagaacacacatacacatacaagGTTTTGGCAACAACTGTGAACGACTATGATTTCCTGATACAAAAGATTCTATTTCCGAGATTTGCTG ACTTATTGGGAGAACAACTTAATGTGCATCAACAGTCAATGTCACATGCAAACAAGATTGCTGATTGCTTGTGCATTGTTTATGATACGGGTGCCAAATGTTGTGAAGAAGTAGACAACATAGAAAAACTTGTGCTTGCTTGGAACTCGAAGCGTTTGTTGTGCTGCAAGCTACGATTCTCACTGACAGGCAATTGTCATAAACCGTCCGGTTTTTTCTTGAAAAATGGTAAATCTGTCAAGGATTACATGCATGAAAAg CCGAAGCATCAAAGAATACAGATTCGGTTCATTGATCTCTTTGATGAATGTACAAGCTGCGTGGTTCAACTTTTGCTTGTCAATCCAG TGGACATGAATGGAATGGACAAATGCTCGGAGCATGGTAAAGGATTCGAGTTTTACTGTGAAGATCATTTCAAGCTCTGCTGTACTACCTGTAGAATAGCACACGAGAAGTGTGACAAATTGGATGACATAGCCAGCATTTCAAGGCAAAAAAGAGCACAGCTGCACGGATTGAAACAATCCTTGTTAAAATTGAAATCCGATGCTGACGCTATTGTTGCCGAATGTAAGCACCCAGAAGAAGAGTTGAATGCATCAGTTGAAGACGTATCCAAAGATGTCAACGAAATGACAGATCGAATGATAAAACTCTTTGACGATGCGAAACAAGAATTGCTTACCGAAGCAAAGGTTTTAAAGAGTGAGGAAGTGAAGAGACTTAGTATATTGCAATCTGTCTCTACAAAAATTATGGAAGAAATAAATCAACTGTTTCCAATGTGGTCTTCTATTGCAGACCTAGGTACACCTcagcaaatgtttatattatctAAACAGGTTGAggagaaaaataaaaatatcgaATCTATAAAAGAACAACGAATTACGCAAGTTTCATCAAAAGTGGCATTGTCGTATACGAGAAAGCTGTCGTCGATTCTTGAAATGGGAAAACAATTCATGAAAGTGAATTTGGAACGaaaag GAAATCCCAGTTTCATCAGTTCACTATCCCAGTCGAGGCCAGTCACCCTGGAGCTGATCGTGTCATTGAATCTAACAAAGTCTGAAGATAATAAACACGAACCTTTGATCTCTGGACTAGACTTCCTGTCGGACGGAAGACTGGTAGCTGTGGATAACAAAAACATGAAATGTATGATACTGAACGAAGGGCTGAGGAGACTCGGAACACCATACACGTTTGAGTCACCCCCCTTAGACGTAGCAGTTGTGTCTAATATTGAAATAGTAGTGACATGTTTTGAATGTTTACTCTTTCTATCAGTGAGTTCAGACAATGTCATCAGTCTGACTAGGCAAATTAAAACATCGTCGAGTTTCTGGTCTATATGCCTCAAGACGCCAACACAAATGGTCGTGAGTACGAGCGATGATATCCGTAATGTTAGAATGATATCTGTGGACGGAGTTGAGACTGACTTTCAGCACGTTGAGTTTCCAAAGAAGACGTATACATTAGGTGAGATTTTTAGTACGTATGTTCAGTCCAAGAACACGTTAGTGCTGACTGACACGCTCGCTCACACAGTGTACGTGTTCGACACCGTGAAGGGCACGTCTAGAGCAGTAACTAATGGGAACATACAGCAACCACGTGGTGCCTGTGTCGGACCAGGTGATACGGTCATGGTGTGCAGTGAAAAGATGCACGTTGTGCACCTGACTGTAGACGGTGACTTCCTGTGTACATACCCCGTGGATATGAAGTTCCCATACAGAATATGTGTGTCTAGGGATGGGACTAGGCTGGCGGTGTCCAACTGCACAGTTGATAACAGAAAACTTCAGCTATATAAAATACTACCCACACTCAATAACTAG